GTCATTTGCCTAAGAAGAAGGCAGCCAAGAAGAAAGGAAGCGACATCGAGAGATCCTTAGATGCCGAGATGGAGGAACTCCTTCCTGTGGAAGAGGAGCTTGAGATCTTCGGTAGGGTATTGGAGCCGCTGGGGAAGGGACACTTCAGAGTAGAGTGCACGGACGGGGCTATCAGGGTGTGCAGGGTAAGAGGCAAGCTCAGAGGGAGGAGATCTTGGATAAAGAGGGGGGACATCGTGCTCGTGTCAATA
This DNA window, taken from Thermoproteota archaeon, encodes the following:
- a CDS encoding translation initiation factor eIF-1A, with protein sequence MPKKKAAKKKGSDIERSLDAEMEELLPVEEELEIFGRVLEPLGKGHFRVECTDGAIRVCRVRGKLRGRRSWIKRGDIVLVSIWPFKKDRGDIVVRYTHQQVQWLVEKGYIPEDWALYKEG